The stretch of DNA AAATACCCCTCCAAAAGTTATTAAAAATTAGTCAGTAAAGAATATTAAATTATATATTTGTTCGTAAACACTTTAAATAGTTTTTGGTAAAATTAGTTTTTTTTATTAGAAAAATTTATATTTAGTTAAAAAGCAATTATATATTATGTCAGATATAAGCAAAACAACTATAAATTTACCAGTGGATTTAAAAAAAGAATTAAAGAAAATGGCAATCGATGAAGATACTTCATTATCCGGATTAATCATAAAAATGATTGAAGAAGGAATGAACAAAAGAAATAAAGTTGTTTCAGATGAAGATTAGATTTTATCTTCAGCTGAATTTAACATATAAGTAATAAATTGTGTTTTTGCAATTTCCTCGACAAAAACAGCAAGTAATTTTGCTTCTTTTAATGTGGCAGCGACACATATAACACCATGATTTTTTAATATTAGTACATCTTCTTTTCCAATATTTTCACTGGCACTTTTAGCTAGCTCGTCGGATCCTGGTTTTTCATATTCAATGGATGCTATATATTCAGAATTAATTTTACCGAATCCTTCTAGTCTTTTAAGCCTTTTTGATGAGAATGAAAAGCCTGTTGCATATGGTGAATGAGTATGAACGATAGCATTAACGTCAGGTCTTTTTTTATAAATTTCCAAGTGCATGTTAACTTCTGATGATGGCTTTCCTTTTGTCAAAGCGTTACCTTGCATGTCCACCAATACAATATCTTCTTCATTTAAATCGGAAAGAGATTTCAATGTTGGGGTAATCGCAATGTATTCGCCATTTTCTCCACCAAATTTTGCACTTATGTTCCCTGATTTTCCAGAAACCAATCCCTTATCGTAAATTTCATTTGAAACACTAATTATTTCAGCAATGTTTTTTTTCATTATAATACCTCTTAGATAAATTTGAAATGTTTATATTTTCCCTTATGTAGAACCGGCACTTCAGCAGGTGTTGGTTCAATGTTATATATTTTTTGGAACTCGGTCTGGGTCTGGAAAGTACCTGAGTTGATTAGATGAATTCCCTTGAACTTTCTGTAGGTGTTAATGTGAACATGTCCTGTATGGAACACGTCGGGAATTTCATCGATGACCAAATAGTCTTCAAGTTCTGAAGCCAAAGGAGTTCTTTCACCGTAAATTGGCGCCAAATGTCTTTTTTTAAGCAATTCTTCCATTAACAAATCATTTCTTTCGTGTGTAAAATCTTTAACGGCCATCACAAGATCATCGAAACTACGTCCGTGATAAATCAAAACGTTGATTCCATCAAGGGATACTACACCCGGATTTGAAATGAATTCAACGTTGTCCAATTCATATAGTGCCTTCGCATACTCTTCAGGCACTGCAGGCTGAGGTTCAGCAACTCTTGATGCGTCGTGGTTTCCAGGGGCGATGATTATTTTGATATCGCTTCTTATGTTTCCTAAAAATTTGGCCGCTTCATTGTACTGCTGTGTAATGTCTTTGATAACCAGTTCCTTTTCCTGGTTCGGATACACACCAATACCGTCTACAATATCTCCACCAATAATAAGATATTTAACGTCTTCAGCCACTCTTCTTTGTTCTTCAGTACCGTATTCACAGTTAATCCAATCAATAAACCTTAAAAATGCATCTTCAAGGAATGTTAAACTTCCGATGTGAACATCTGATAGGAATACTATTCCAAAATCCATTTCCTTTTCGGGGATACGTAGAACTCCCGGGTTTATTATTTGCTGACCGAATAGGAATCCTGAATCATTGCTTTTATTTGCAATAACACCT from Methanobrevibacter sp. YE315 encodes:
- a CDS encoding DNA-directed DNA polymerase II small subunit gives rise to the protein MSTNKILLKFAKKGINLSPEAYDKVINAENPIDFASSLIVKLKSDKYSSKDLVSVGVDILDEIAGGKKTEGENQKTLTNDDNEKIENPIVEKSSQDVQTPPIEKEKNLSIDNLKKESDNPEKHINKEILEASETVKDEKIKFKRNEQKTNVKYDFKIIQDTSKKSYTSGELENLIAYFKSRYEKLANILSKRPELRNYTKIADIDDSQDNISLILMVREIRTSKNGHKIVEFEDDTGTVSVLFSQKNDEVFGEAEKLVKDEVIGVIANKSNDSGFLFGQQIINPGVLRIPEKEMDFGIVFLSDVHIGSLTFLEDAFLRFIDWINCEYGTEEQRRVAEDVKYLIIGGDIVDGIGVYPNQEKELVIKDITQQYNEAAKFLGNIRSDIKIIIAPGNHDASRVAEPQPAVPEEYAKALYELDNVEFISNPGVVSLDGINVLIYHGRSFDDLVMAVKDFTHERNDLLMEELLKKRHLAPIYGERTPLASELEDYLVIDEIPDVFHTGHVHINTYRKFKGIHLINSGTFQTQTEFQKIYNIEPTPAEVPVLHKGKYKHFKFI
- a CDS encoding class II aldolase/adducin family protein; translated protein: MKKNIAEIISVSNEIYDKGLVSGKSGNISAKFGGENGEYIAITPTLKSLSDLNEEDIVLVDMQGNALTKGKPSSEVNMHLEIYKKRPDVNAIVHTHSPYATGFSFSSKRLKRLEGFGKINSEYIASIEYEKPGSDELAKSASENIGKEDVLILKNHGVICVAATLKEAKLLAVFVEEIAKTQFITYMLNSAEDKI
- a CDS encoding Met repressor, translating into MSDISKTTINLPVDLKKELKKMAIDEDTSLSGLIIKMIEEGMNKRNKVVSDED